In Paraburkholderia bryophila, a single genomic region encodes these proteins:
- a CDS encoding AraC family transcriptional regulator: protein MNESAHRARYETRLGRVLDHIYDHLDEPLDIDRLAEIACLSPYHWHRIYQAMYGETVATTVRRLRLHRAAGYLANGSMPIAEIAERAGYSSLQSFSRTFRAAFGVPPAQYRKQGTHSRFRPALSGDDQMTLREVTIRHVEPMDVLSVDHVGPYMQIGKAFDALFGWLAKHNLLAAEMRMVGIYYDDPGVIEENALRSKAGVLLPHPVQASVTVSSPASVAHVKGGEYAVLRHKGPYSDMRAAYEWLYGTWLVQSGREAADAPVFEEYLNSPKDTAPTDLITEICLPLV, encoded by the coding sequence ATGAACGAATCAGCCCATCGGGCGCGCTACGAAACCCGGCTCGGCCGCGTGCTCGATCATATTTACGATCATCTCGACGAACCGCTCGATATCGATCGACTCGCCGAAATCGCGTGTTTGTCGCCGTATCACTGGCATCGGATTTATCAGGCCATGTATGGCGAAACGGTCGCGACGACGGTGCGACGTTTGCGCTTGCATCGCGCGGCCGGTTATCTCGCGAACGGTTCAATGCCGATCGCCGAGATTGCCGAGCGCGCGGGCTACAGCAGTTTGCAGTCTTTCTCGCGCACGTTTCGCGCGGCGTTCGGCGTGCCGCCGGCGCAGTATCGCAAGCAGGGCACGCATAGCCGGTTTCGTCCGGCACTTTCAGGAGACGATCAAATGACCTTGCGCGAAGTCACGATTCGACACGTGGAGCCGATGGACGTGTTGTCGGTCGATCATGTAGGACCGTATATGCAGATCGGTAAAGCGTTCGATGCTTTATTCGGCTGGCTCGCGAAACACAACTTGCTGGCCGCGGAGATGCGCATGGTCGGGATTTACTACGACGATCCCGGTGTGATCGAAGAAAACGCGTTGCGTTCGAAGGCCGGCGTGTTGTTGCCGCATCCGGTTCAGGCTTCGGTGACGGTGAGTTCACCAGCTTCGGTCGCGCATGTGAAGGGCGGTGAGTACGCGGTGCTGCGGCACAAAGGTCCGTATAGCGATATGCGTGCTGCGTATGAATGGTTGTACGGAACGTGGCTCGTGCAGTCAGGGCGCGAAGCAGCGGATGCGCCGGTGTTCGAGGAGTATCTGAACAGCCCGAAGGATACGGCGCCTACGGATCTGATCACCGAGATCTGTTTACCGTTGGTTTGA
- a CDS encoding YdcF family protein → MRDKRTQVRDPVSSPCTPRLFLTALMFTKILKWIAGFWLLATLIIVSAGLLSRPQQADLAIVYGNKVHVDGSPSSRLAARLDEARLCYEKELCREIMVSGGIDKHGTDEALAMKRDLVNQGVPENRIVMDNMGRDTWDTARNASAYMKAHGLHSAIVVSQYFHVPRAMIALKRFGVSRVSGAYPVFFEARDVYSSLREVPGALWYCVRRDF, encoded by the coding sequence ATGCGCGATAAACGGACACAGGTTCGTGATCCCGTCAGCTCGCCGTGTACTCCCAGACTTTTTCTGACCGCCCTCATGTTCACCAAAATATTGAAATGGATAGCCGGATTCTGGCTGCTCGCAACGCTGATCATTGTTTCCGCCGGCTTGCTGTCGAGACCTCAGCAAGCCGATCTCGCTATCGTCTACGGCAACAAGGTTCACGTGGACGGCAGCCCGTCGTCGCGGCTAGCGGCGCGACTCGACGAGGCGCGTCTGTGCTACGAGAAAGAGCTGTGTCGCGAGATCATGGTGAGCGGCGGCATCGACAAACACGGCACCGATGAAGCGCTCGCCATGAAGCGTGATCTCGTCAACCAAGGTGTTCCCGAGAATCGCATCGTGATGGACAACATGGGCCGTGACACGTGGGATACCGCGAGAAATGCGAGTGCGTATATGAAGGCACATGGTCTGCATAGTGCGATTGTTGTTTCCCAGTACTTTCATGTGCCGCGCGCGATGATTGCGTTGAAGCGGTTCGGTGTCAGTCGGGTTAGTGGCGCTTATCCTGTGTTCTTTGAGGCTCGCGATGTCTATTCGTCGTTGAGAGAAGTGCCGGGGGCGTTGTGGTATTGCGTGAGGCGTGATTTCTAA
- a CDS encoding reverse transcriptase family protein, whose translation MPSSYLQYVANAIADAMLAGPAQPASIVERMVLALGAPADWMSGLARRISRRFGKRWDSVGRHELSKIIADHAAFVLAWQSDNRPRVVRLLTRPPVQRQAPPWLHGVTLPQLPTLADLADWLEVEPTELDWFADRWRAPAHAAATPLHHYSYKAIEKRDGRCRIIEIPKSRLRTVQRKVLHGLLDRIPVHDAAHGFRRGRNTLSFATPHAAKAVVIRFDLTDFFASVHAGRVYSVFRDFCYPLAVARSLTALCTNRVPSGRLLEADVRERIDWLGRQRYRNRHLPQGAPTSPALANLCAYRLDLRLEGLARSVGATYTRYADDLAFSGDEDLARIAERLSIRVAAIAIEEGFALNLRKTRVMRRGARQHLAGVVVNSHPNLARPMFDTLKAILTNCVRHGPHSQNRDAHSDFRAHLAGRVAHLAMLNAGRGAKLKAIFERIVWERDEGGPVEYGSNA comes from the coding sequence ATGCCCTCCTCTTACCTGCAGTACGTTGCCAATGCGATTGCCGACGCCATGCTCGCCGGTCCCGCGCAGCCTGCGTCGATCGTCGAGCGGATGGTGCTCGCCTTAGGCGCGCCGGCCGACTGGATGAGCGGATTGGCGCGTCGCATTTCGCGGCGATTTGGCAAGCGGTGGGATAGCGTCGGACGTCATGAACTGTCGAAGATCATTGCCGACCATGCGGCGTTTGTCTTGGCGTGGCAGAGCGACAACCGTCCGCGCGTGGTGCGTCTGCTGACGCGACCGCCGGTTCAGCGCCAGGCGCCGCCCTGGTTGCACGGCGTCACGTTGCCGCAGTTGCCCACGCTCGCGGATCTGGCCGACTGGCTCGAAGTCGAGCCAACGGAACTGGATTGGTTTGCCGATCGCTGGCGCGCACCGGCGCACGCCGCCGCAACGCCGCTGCATCACTATTCGTACAAGGCGATCGAGAAGCGCGACGGTCGCTGCCGAATCATCGAAATTCCTAAATCGCGCTTGCGGACCGTGCAGCGGAAAGTGCTGCACGGCTTGCTCGATCGGATTCCGGTGCACGATGCGGCACATGGGTTTCGGCGCGGCAGGAATACGCTGAGCTTTGCGACGCCTCATGCGGCGAAAGCGGTGGTGATTCGCTTCGATCTGACGGATTTTTTTGCGTCGGTGCATGCGGGACGCGTTTACTCCGTGTTTCGTGATTTTTGCTATCCATTGGCGGTTGCTCGCTCGCTGACGGCGCTGTGTACCAATCGTGTGCCTAGCGGCCGCCTGCTTGAAGCGGATGTGCGGGAGCGGATCGATTGGCTGGGGCGACAGCGCTACCGGAACCGCCATTTGCCGCAAGGCGCGCCGACCTCGCCTGCGTTGGCGAACCTGTGTGCTTACCGACTCGACCTTCGGCTTGAAGGGCTCGCGCGTTCTGTCGGCGCGACTTACACGCGCTATGCCGACGATCTTGCCTTTTCCGGCGATGAAGATCTCGCGCGAATAGCCGAGCGCTTATCGATTCGCGTTGCGGCCATTGCGATCGAAGAAGGCTTTGCACTTAATCTCAGGAAAACGCGCGTCATGCGTCGTGGGGCGCGGCAACATCTGGCCGGCGTGGTGGTGAATAGCCATCCGAATCTCGCCCGGCCAATGTTCGATACGTTGAAGGCGATTCTCACCAATTGCGTGAGGCATGGACCGCATTCGCAGAACCGTGACGCACATTCGGATTTCCGGGCGCATCTCGCGGGACGTGTCGCGCATCTGGCGATGCTGAATGCAGGGAGAGGCGCGAAGTTGAAGGCGATATTCGAGCGGATTGTTTGGGAGCGGGATGAAGGTGGACCGGTGGAATACGGATCGAACGCTTGA
- the eat gene encoding ethanolamine permease, with protein MKSEAKSQHVGKVTHHELKQTLGTWQLWGIAVGLVISGEYFGWSYGWASAGTLGFVITAVFIAAMYTTFIFSFTELTTSIPHAGGPFAYARHAFGPTGGYLAGAATLVEFVFAPPAIALAIGAYLHVQFPGLEPKHAAMGAYLVFMALNIVGVQIAAAFELCVTVLAIFELLVFMGVVSPGFEWSNFTKGGWSGADTFSMGSFHGMFAAIPFAIWFFLAIEGVAMAAEEAKNPKRSIPIAYVAGILTLVVLAIGVMVFAGAAGDWTKLSNINDPLPQAMKFIVGEHSGWMHMLVWLGLFGLVASFHGIILGYSRQIFALARAGYLPEWLSKVHPRFKTPHRAILAGGVVGIAAIYSDELIQFGGQTLTANIVTMSVFGAIVMYIISMLSLFKLRRSDPDMERPFRAPLFPFFPAFALVAAVICLATMVYFNFLVAIVFAIFLALGYVYFLLTRHQREAAPSDALLEE; from the coding sequence ATGAAATCAGAAGCCAAAAGTCAGCACGTCGGTAAAGTCACCCATCACGAGTTGAAGCAGACGCTCGGCACGTGGCAACTGTGGGGCATTGCGGTGGGGCTCGTGATTTCCGGCGAATACTTCGGCTGGAGTTACGGCTGGGCAAGCGCCGGTACGCTCGGTTTCGTCATCACGGCGGTTTTCATTGCCGCGATGTATACGACCTTCATTTTCAGTTTCACCGAACTCACCACGTCGATTCCGCACGCCGGCGGCCCGTTCGCCTACGCGCGTCACGCGTTCGGCCCGACCGGCGGTTATCTGGCGGGCGCTGCCACGCTGGTGGAATTCGTGTTTGCGCCGCCGGCGATTGCGCTGGCGATCGGCGCTTATCTGCACGTGCAGTTTCCCGGACTCGAGCCGAAACATGCGGCAATGGGCGCATACCTCGTCTTCATGGCGTTGAATATCGTCGGCGTGCAGATCGCTGCGGCGTTCGAGTTGTGCGTGACGGTACTCGCAATCTTCGAACTGCTGGTTTTCATGGGCGTGGTGTCGCCCGGGTTTGAATGGTCCAACTTCACGAAGGGCGGCTGGTCCGGCGCGGATACCTTCAGCATGGGTTCGTTCCACGGCATGTTCGCGGCGATTCCGTTCGCGATCTGGTTTTTCCTCGCGATCGAAGGCGTCGCGATGGCCGCCGAAGAAGCCAAAAACCCGAAGCGCTCCATTCCGATCGCCTATGTGGCCGGCATTCTGACGCTGGTCGTGCTCGCCATCGGCGTGATGGTGTTTGCCGGCGCGGCCGGTGACTGGACCAAGCTGTCGAATATCAACGACCCGCTGCCGCAGGCGATGAAGTTCATCGTCGGCGAACACAGCGGCTGGATGCATATGCTCGTATGGCTCGGGCTGTTTGGACTGGTCGCGTCGTTTCACGGCATCATCCTCGGTTATTCGCGGCAAATTTTCGCGCTGGCTCGCGCCGGCTATCTGCCGGAATGGCTTTCCAAGGTGCATCCGCGGTTCAAGACGCCGCATCGCGCGATTCTTGCGGGCGGCGTGGTCGGCATCGCGGCGATCTACAGCGACGAGCTGATCCAGTTCGGCGGCCAGACGCTGACCGCGAACATCGTGACGATGTCGGTATTTGGCGCTATCGTGATGTATATCATCAGCATGCTGTCGCTGTTCAAGCTGCGCCGCAGCGATCCGGACATGGAGCGCCCGTTCCGCGCGCCGCTGTTTCCGTTCTTTCCGGCGTTTGCACTGGTCGCCGCGGTCATCTGTCTGGCCACGATGGTTTACTTCAATTTTCTGGTGGCGATTGTGTTCGCCATTTTCCTCGCGCTGGGCTACGTCTACTTTTTGCTGACGCGCCATCAACGCGAAGCGGCGCCGTCAGACGCCCTGCTCGAAGAATGA
- a CDS encoding ethanolamine ammonia-lyase subunit EutB gives MSYTETIGSRTYRFADLKTLMAKASPQRSGDQLAGVAAASEEERVAAKMALAQVPLRTFLNEALIPYESDEVTRLVIDDHSPQAFSEISHLTVGDFRNWLLSSTTDADALTRITAGLTPEMVAAVSKLMRNQDLIAAARKRPVITRFRNTVGLPGRMSVRLQPNHPTDDVKGIAASMLDGLMYGCGDAMIGINPASDNLAAITKLLLMIDDFRLRYQVPTQSCVLTHVTNTIAAIEKGAPVDLVFQSIAGTEKANAGFGISLALLQEAYEAGLSLKRGTVGNNLMYFETGQGSALSADAHFGVDQQTCEVRAYAVARKFNPFLVNTVVGFIGPEYLYDGKQITRAGLEDHFCGKLLGVPMGCDICYTNHAEADQDDMDNLLTLLGVAGINFIMGIPGADDVMLNYQSTSFHDALYVRDVLGLRRAPEFEEWLESMQITDARGALLSASPQQPLLEGANDWMGIA, from the coding sequence ATGAGCTACACCGAAACGATCGGCAGTCGCACCTATCGCTTTGCCGACCTGAAGACCTTGATGGCGAAGGCCAGTCCGCAACGCTCCGGCGACCAGCTCGCGGGCGTCGCGGCAGCGAGCGAGGAAGAGCGCGTTGCGGCCAAGATGGCGCTCGCGCAGGTGCCGTTGCGCACGTTTCTCAACGAAGCGCTCATTCCTTACGAGAGCGACGAGGTCACGCGTCTCGTGATCGACGATCACTCGCCGCAAGCCTTCTCCGAGATCTCGCATCTGACGGTGGGCGATTTTCGCAACTGGCTGCTGAGCAGCACGACGGACGCCGACGCGCTCACGCGTATCACGGCGGGCCTCACGCCGGAGATGGTCGCGGCGGTCTCGAAGCTGATGCGCAATCAGGATCTGATCGCGGCGGCGCGTAAACGTCCGGTGATTACGCGCTTTCGCAATACGGTGGGTTTACCGGGCCGCATGTCGGTGCGTCTGCAACCGAATCATCCGACCGACGACGTCAAAGGCATCGCCGCCTCGATGCTCGACGGTCTGATGTACGGTTGCGGCGACGCGATGATCGGCATCAATCCGGCCAGCGACAATCTCGCCGCGATCACCAAGCTGCTGCTGATGATCGACGACTTCCGCCTGCGCTACCAGGTGCCGACGCAATCGTGTGTGCTGACGCACGTCACCAACACGATTGCCGCAATCGAAAAAGGCGCGCCGGTCGATCTGGTGTTTCAGTCGATTGCGGGCACGGAGAAAGCGAACGCGGGTTTCGGCATTTCGCTCGCGTTGCTGCAGGAGGCGTATGAAGCGGGGTTGTCGCTGAAGCGCGGCACCGTCGGCAATAACCTGATGTATTTCGAAACGGGGCAAGGCAGCGCATTGTCGGCGGACGCGCATTTCGGCGTCGATCAACAGACTTGCGAAGTGCGCGCCTATGCGGTGGCGCGCAAATTCAATCCATTCCTGGTCAACACGGTGGTGGGTTTCATCGGCCCGGAGTACCTGTACGACGGTAAACAGATCACGCGCGCCGGACTGGAAGATCACTTCTGCGGCAAGCTGCTCGGCGTGCCGATGGGTTGCGACATCTGCTACACGAACCATGCCGAAGCGGATCAGGACGACATGGACAATCTGCTCACGCTGCTCGGCGTGGCGGGCATCAATTTCATCATGGGCATTCCGGGCGCGGACGACGTGATGCTCAACTATCAAAGCACCTCGTTCCACGACGCGCTGTACGTCCGCGACGTGCTCGGCCTGCGTCGTGCGCCGGAATTCGAGGAATGGCTGGAGTCGATGCAGATCACCGACGCGCGCGGCGCGTTGCTGAGCGCATCGCCGCAACAACCGCTGCTGGAAGGGGCGAACGACTGGATGGGAATCGCATGA
- a CDS encoding lysozyme inhibitor LprI family protein, which translates to MTKTTLRLARLAILSGLAFFTLGAHAKTDCDASNLNRDQQLTCAQQQTAVKAAQADKLYQALRRDVPEAQRDTLQKNLLVWTYKVDTDCALQRDAFNDWGKNPAPDADFQYEGCKSAVRDEQVSFYESLICPDSLETGDKASCGKLAAILRSSN; encoded by the coding sequence ATGACAAAAACGACACTGCGTCTCGCCAGACTCGCGATCTTGAGTGGCCTCGCGTTTTTCACGCTCGGCGCTCACGCTAAAACGGATTGCGACGCGTCCAATCTCAACCGGGATCAGCAACTCACTTGCGCGCAACAGCAAACCGCCGTCAAGGCGGCTCAGGCCGACAAGCTCTATCAGGCTTTGCGGCGAGACGTGCCGGAAGCGCAGCGCGACACGCTGCAAAAAAACCTGCTGGTGTGGACTTATAAAGTGGACACGGACTGCGCGCTCCAGCGCGATGCGTTTAACGACTGGGGCAAGAATCCCGCGCCGGATGCGGACTTCCAGTACGAGGGCTGCAAGTCGGCGGTACGGGATGAACAGGTGTCGTTTTACGAAAGCCTCATTTGTCCGGATTCGCTCGAGACCGGTGACAAGGCGAGTTGTGGGAAGTTGGCGGCGATTTTGAGGTCGTCGAATTGA
- the eutC gene encoding ethanolamine ammonia-lyase subunit EutC has product MSEFLEKNPWNALRQFTNARIALGRAGNSLPTAPLLAFNLSHAQARDAVHHPLDAEALHEQLRALNFSTLDAHSAAPDREHYLRRPDLGRRLSDESRAALGQVQNDSPEVVFVIADGLSAFAAAKQSIPLLQAVCAKLVDWKIGPVVIARQARVALGDEIGELLNSKLVVMLIGERPGLSSPDSLGIYLTYAPKVGCSDAQRNCISNVRPEGLDYPHAAHKLHYLLTHARRLGLTGVGLKDDSDALLESAPATPAVSDNSNP; this is encoded by the coding sequence ATGAGCGAGTTCCTCGAAAAGAATCCGTGGAACGCGTTGCGCCAGTTCACCAACGCGCGCATTGCGCTGGGCCGTGCGGGCAATAGTTTGCCGACGGCGCCGCTGCTGGCGTTCAACCTGTCGCATGCGCAAGCGCGCGATGCCGTGCATCATCCGCTCGACGCCGAGGCGCTGCACGAACAGTTGCGCGCGCTGAATTTCTCGACGCTGGATGCGCACAGCGCCGCGCCGGATCGTGAGCATTATTTGCGGCGTCCCGATCTCGGTCGGCGCTTATCGGATGAGAGTCGTGCAGCGCTCGGGCAAGTTCAGAACGATTCACCGGAAGTGGTTTTTGTCATTGCCGATGGCCTATCCGCATTCGCCGCAGCGAAGCAATCCATTCCGCTGCTGCAGGCGGTGTGCGCGAAACTTGTCGACTGGAAAATCGGGCCGGTCGTGATTGCGCGTCAGGCGCGCGTCGCGCTCGGCGACGAGATCGGCGAGTTGCTCAATAGCAAGCTGGTGGTGATGTTGATCGGCGAACGGCCCGGGCTGAGTTCACCGGACAGTCTCGGCATCTATCTGACCTACGCGCCGAAAGTCGGCTGCAGCGACGCGCAGCGCAACTGCATTTCCAACGTGCGTCCCGAAGGACTCGACTATCCGCATGCCGCGCACAAGTTGCACTACCTGCTGACGCACGCAAGACGTTTGGGTCTCACGGGCGTGGGCCTTAAAGACGACAGCGATGCGCTGCTGGAAAGTGCTCCTGCAACGCCCGCTGTTAGCGACAACTCGAATCCGTAG
- a CDS encoding helix-turn-helix domain-containing protein — translation MTIDTPPDGQSSAMLTSQPSFRVQTCVAHDADEQARNLHGWNQTYDQLTAGSFVGGLTELCLDHMQVFVETTSHTLRQTCEVQKDAYWFGIPTCPAGSGRIDAQVIAGDALAFRPGGVEFELLTSAGYEIFGVVVKGEVLRRYAADVERVGLADHVPHTEVVPIDRARKEHLCASLRQLLDDGAARGTPLSPFARNNLQASVLASLFDVGALSASASEPVAMPARPRRQSIVSEAREYVLVNRDRAISVPELCERLHVSRRTLQYCFQDVLGMAPATYLRAIRLNGARRDLSNAARESRSVQDVAAAWGFWHLSQFATDYRKLFGMRPSETLKAAVGAQAVTGQRSFAH, via the coding sequence ATGACGATCGACACCCCACCCGACGGCCAGTCCAGTGCCATGCTCACGTCGCAGCCGAGCTTCCGCGTGCAGACCTGCGTCGCGCATGACGCCGATGAACAGGCGCGCAATCTGCACGGCTGGAACCAGACCTACGACCAGTTGACTGCCGGCAGTTTTGTCGGCGGCCTGACCGAGTTGTGCCTCGATCACATGCAGGTGTTCGTCGAAACGACCAGCCACACGTTGCGGCAAACCTGCGAGGTACAGAAGGACGCGTACTGGTTCGGCATTCCGACCTGCCCGGCGGGGTCGGGCCGTATCGACGCGCAAGTGATCGCGGGCGATGCGCTGGCGTTCCGTCCGGGCGGCGTCGAATTCGAACTGCTGACGTCGGCCGGTTACGAGATTTTTGGCGTGGTGGTCAAAGGCGAAGTGCTGCGCCGTTACGCGGCGGATGTCGAGCGCGTCGGCCTGGCCGATCATGTGCCGCACACGGAAGTGGTGCCGATCGACCGGGCGCGCAAGGAGCATTTGTGCGCGTCGCTGCGGCAACTGCTCGACGACGGCGCGGCGCGCGGCACGCCGCTGTCGCCGTTCGCGCGAAACAATCTGCAGGCGTCGGTGCTGGCTTCGCTGTTCGATGTCGGCGCGTTGTCGGCGTCGGCGTCGGAGCCGGTGGCGATGCCGGCGCGGCCACGTCGTCAGTCGATCGTGTCGGAAGCGCGCGAGTATGTGCTGGTCAATCGCGACCGGGCGATCAGCGTGCCGGAGTTGTGCGAGCGGTTGCATGTGAGCCGGCGCACGCTGCAGTACTGCTTTCAGGATGTGCTGGGGATGGCGCCCGCCACGTATCTGCGCGCGATACGCCTGAACGGCGCGCGTCGCGATCTTTCCAATGCCGCGCGTGAATCACGTTCGGTGCAGGATGTTGCGGCGGCGTGGGGGTTCTGGCATCTGAGCCAGTTCGCGACGGACTATCGCAAGCTGTTCGGTATGCGGCCTTCGGAGACGTTGAAGGCCGCGGTGGGGGCGCAGGCGGTAACGGGGCAGCGCTCGTTCGCGCATTGA
- a CDS encoding DUF779 domain-containing protein, with protein MVDEKEVARVVATPAAVELIDKLRAEHGDVLFHQSGGCCDGSAPMMFPQGEFMVGSSDVKLGTIAGVPFYMSESQFEYWQHTQLIIDAVPGNGGMFSLERPSGLRFLTRSRLFEDTENAWLETHPVERVVA; from the coding sequence ATGGTTGACGAGAAAGAAGTGGCCCGCGTGGTCGCGACACCGGCCGCCGTCGAGTTGATCGACAAGCTGCGCGCCGAACATGGCGACGTGTTGTTCCATCAATCGGGGGGCTGCTGCGACGGCAGTGCGCCGATGATGTTTCCGCAAGGCGAATTCATGGTCGGCTCGTCCGACGTGAAACTCGGCACGATTGCCGGCGTGCCGTTCTACATGAGCGAATCGCAATTCGAATACTGGCAGCACACGCAGTTGATCATCGACGCGGTGCCGGGCAATGGCGGGATGTTTTCTTTGGAGCGCCCCAGCGGCTTGCGATTTTTAACGCGTTCGCGGCTCTTTGAAGACACCGAGAACGCGTGGCTGGAAACGCATCCGGTGGAACGGGTCGTTGCGTGA
- the adh gene encoding aldehyde dehydrogenase: protein MNHAEMQFLTTEFPYKKQYANFIGGEWVKPAGGEYFDNVSPITGEPFTSIPRSREADIELALDAAHRAKTAWGKTSTTERANILNRIADRMEANLQRLAIAETIDNGKPLRETMAADIPLAIDHFRYFAGAVRAQEGSLSQIDDDTVAYHFHEPLGVVGQIIPWNFPILMAVWKLAPALAAGNCVVLKPAEQTPASILVLAELIQDLLPAGVLNIVNGFGLEAGKPLASSKRIAKIAFTGETTTGRLIMQYASQNIIPVTLELGGKSPNIFFADVMSADDSYFDKALEGFTMFALNQGEVCTCPSRVLIDEKIYDRFMERALKRVAAITQGHPLDSKTMIGAQASQEQLEKILSYVDLGKQEGAECLIGGERNQLDGELSKGYYVKPTVFRGHNKMRIFQEEIFGPVVSVTTFKTEEEALEIANDTLYGLGAGVWTRDGTRAYRFGRQIQAGRVWTNCYHAYPAHAAFGGYKQSGIGRENHKMMLDHYQQTKNLLVSYSDKPLGFF, encoded by the coding sequence ATGAATCACGCAGAGATGCAATTTCTGACCACCGAATTCCCGTACAAAAAGCAGTATGCGAATTTTATCGGCGGCGAATGGGTCAAGCCTGCGGGCGGTGAGTACTTCGACAACGTGTCGCCGATCACCGGCGAGCCGTTCACATCCATCCCGCGTTCGCGCGAAGCCGATATCGAACTCGCGCTCGACGCTGCGCATCGTGCGAAAACGGCATGGGGCAAAACCTCGACCACCGAACGCGCGAACATCCTGAACCGCATTGCCGACCGGATGGAAGCGAACCTGCAGCGTCTCGCGATCGCCGAAACGATCGACAACGGCAAGCCGCTACGCGAAACCATGGCGGCCGACATTCCGCTCGCCATCGACCACTTCCGCTATTTCGCCGGCGCTGTGCGCGCTCAGGAAGGCTCGCTCTCCCAGATCGACGACGACACGGTCGCCTATCACTTTCATGAACCGCTCGGCGTGGTCGGCCAGATCATTCCGTGGAACTTCCCGATTCTGATGGCCGTGTGGAAGCTCGCCCCCGCACTCGCCGCCGGTAATTGCGTGGTGCTCAAGCCTGCCGAGCAAACGCCCGCATCGATTCTCGTACTGGCCGAACTGATTCAGGACCTGCTGCCCGCAGGCGTGCTGAACATAGTCAACGGCTTCGGCCTCGAAGCCGGCAAGCCGCTCGCGTCGAGCAAGCGGATCGCCAAGATCGCGTTTACCGGCGAGACCACCACCGGCCGCCTGATCATGCAGTACGCGAGCCAGAACATCATTCCGGTCACGCTCGAACTGGGCGGCAAGAGCCCGAACATTTTCTTCGCCGACGTGATGAGCGCCGACGACAGCTATTTCGACAAGGCGCTCGAAGGCTTCACGATGTTCGCGCTGAATCAGGGCGAAGTGTGCACATGCCCGTCGCGCGTGCTGATCGACGAGAAGATCTACGATCGTTTCATGGAACGTGCGTTGAAGCGCGTCGCGGCAATCACGCAAGGGCATCCGCTCGACAGCAAGACGATGATCGGCGCGCAGGCTTCGCAGGAGCAACTGGAGAAGATCCTGTCGTACGTGGACCTCGGCAAGCAGGAAGGCGCCGAATGTTTGATCGGCGGCGAACGCAATCAGCTCGACGGTGAATTGAGCAAGGGCTATTACGTGAAGCCGACCGTGTTCCGCGGCCACAACAAGATGCGCATCTTCCAGGAAGAAATCTTCGGGCCGGTGGTGTCGGTCACGACATTCAAGACCGAAGAAGAAGCGCTCGAGATCGCCAACGACACGCTGTACGGTCTCGGCGCCGGCGTGTGGACACGCGACGGCACGCGTGCCTATCGCTTCGGCCGGCAGATCCAGGCGGGCCGCGTGTGGACCAACTGCTATCACGCGTATCCGGCGCATGCGGCATTTGGCGGTTACAAGCAATCGGGCATCGGCCGTGAGAATCACAAGATGATGCTCGACCACTATCAGCAGACCAAGAACCTGCTGGTCAGCTATAGCGACAAGCCGCTCGGCTTCTTCTAA